The following are encoded together in the Gordonia insulae genome:
- the tal gene encoding transaldolase — translation MTQNEKLAELSAAGVSVWLDDLSRDLISSGDLAGLTATKSVVGVTTNPSIFQAALSKGTSYDGQVNELAARGADVDATIRTVTTDDVRNACDVLAPVYEESHGVDGRVSIEVDPRLAHDTDGTVAQAIELWKIVDRPNLLIKIPATKAGLPAITRTLAEGISVNVTLIFSVERYKEVMDAYLDGLDAAAQAGHDLSTIHSVASFFVSRVDTEIDKRLAAIGTPEATGLKGKAALANARLAYQAYQEVFEVESRFPDLLAQGARPQRALWASTGVKNPDYPDTLYVSELVAPNTVNTMPGKTMDAFADHGWVNTGSIVGLGAESQEVFDKIAAVGIDFADVFVVLEDEGVQKFEDAWNELLEATAEQLAAATKG, via the coding sequence GTGACCCAGAACGAGAAGCTCGCCGAACTGTCCGCCGCCGGTGTATCCGTGTGGCTCGACGACCTGTCCCGAGACCTGATCAGCTCCGGCGACCTCGCCGGGCTGACCGCCACCAAATCGGTCGTCGGGGTGACCACCAACCCGTCCATCTTCCAGGCAGCCCTGTCCAAGGGCACCAGCTACGACGGACAGGTCAACGAACTCGCGGCCCGCGGCGCCGACGTCGATGCGACCATTCGCACCGTGACCACGGACGACGTCCGCAATGCCTGCGACGTGCTCGCCCCGGTCTACGAGGAGTCCCACGGCGTCGACGGCCGCGTGTCGATCGAGGTCGATCCGCGACTCGCGCACGACACCGACGGCACCGTCGCACAGGCCATCGAACTCTGGAAGATCGTCGACCGGCCCAACCTGCTGATCAAGATCCCCGCCACCAAGGCCGGCCTGCCCGCGATCACGCGCACCCTCGCCGAGGGCATCAGCGTCAACGTGACCTTGATCTTCTCGGTGGAGCGCTACAAGGAGGTCATGGACGCCTACCTCGACGGCCTCGACGCCGCCGCGCAGGCGGGTCATGACCTGTCCACCATCCACTCGGTGGCCTCGTTCTTCGTCTCCCGCGTCGACACCGAGATCGACAAACGTCTCGCCGCCATCGGCACACCCGAGGCCACCGGACTCAAGGGCAAGGCGGCGCTGGCCAACGCGCGACTGGCATACCAGGCGTACCAGGAGGTCTTCGAGGTCGAGTCGCGCTTCCCCGACCTTCTCGCGCAGGGTGCCCGCCCGCAGCGCGCGCTGTGGGCCTCGACCGGGGTGAAGAACCCCGACTACCCCGACACCCTCTATGTGAGCGAGCTCGTCGCCCCCAACACGGTCAACACCATGCCGGGCAAGACGATGGACGCATTCGCCGACCACGGTTGGGTCAACACGGGTTCCATCGTCGGACTGGGCGCCGAATCTCAGGAGGTGTTCGACAAGATCGCCGCCGTCGGCATCGATTTCGCCGACGTGTTCGTCGTCCTCGAGGACGAGGGCGTGCAGAAGTTCGAGGATGCCTGGAACGAACTGCTCGAGGCGACCGCCGAACAACTCGCCGCGGCCACGAAGGGCTGA
- the zwf gene encoding glucose-6-phosphate dehydrogenase: protein MTGLSGRDSVWRNPLRDRRDKRLPRIAGPCSLIIFGVTGDLARKKLMPAVYDLANRGLLPPSFALVGFARRDWDDEDFAKVVHDAVRDHARTGFREEVWERLAEGFRFVSGSFDDDDAFDRLKDTLHRLDKERGTDGNHAFYLSIPPKAFPTVCEQLHRSGLATEEGDNWRRVVIEKPFGHDLESAKELNSIVNSVFPESSVFRIDHYLGKETVQNILALRFANQLFDPLWSSHYVDHVQITMAEDIGLGGRAGYYDGIGAARDVIQNHLLQLMALVAMEEPISFEPKQLQDEKIKVLAATSNILPLDENTARGQYGPGWQGSQKVPGLLEEEGFSQDSTTETFAAIALEVDSRRWAGVPFYLRTGKRLGRRVTEIALVFKRAPHLPFDKTMTEELSQNALVIRVQPDEGITLRFGSKVPASSMEVRDVNMDFSYGTAFTEASPEAYERLILDVLLGEPSLFPVNEEVELSWKILDPVIEAWAESGRPDTYESGTWGPASADAMMDRVGRTWRRP, encoded by the coding sequence CTGACCGGGTTGTCCGGCAGGGATTCGGTCTGGCGCAATCCCCTTCGCGATCGCCGCGACAAGCGGCTGCCGCGGATCGCCGGTCCGTGCAGTCTCATCATCTTCGGCGTCACCGGCGACCTGGCACGCAAGAAGTTGATGCCCGCCGTCTACGACCTCGCCAACCGCGGGCTGCTGCCGCCGTCGTTCGCACTCGTCGGGTTCGCCCGCCGTGATTGGGACGACGAGGACTTCGCCAAGGTGGTGCACGACGCGGTCCGCGACCACGCGCGCACCGGCTTCCGCGAAGAGGTGTGGGAACGACTCGCCGAGGGCTTCCGGTTCGTGTCGGGTTCGTTCGATGACGACGACGCGTTCGACCGGCTCAAGGACACCCTGCACCGACTCGACAAGGAGCGCGGCACCGACGGCAATCACGCCTTCTACCTTTCGATCCCGCCCAAGGCCTTCCCGACCGTGTGCGAGCAGTTGCATCGCAGCGGTCTCGCGACCGAGGAGGGTGACAACTGGCGGCGCGTGGTGATCGAGAAGCCGTTCGGGCACGACCTCGAATCGGCGAAGGAACTGAACTCGATCGTCAACAGCGTCTTCCCCGAGTCGTCGGTGTTCCGCATCGACCACTACCTCGGCAAGGAGACGGTCCAGAACATCCTCGCGCTGCGCTTCGCGAATCAGTTGTTCGATCCGCTGTGGAGCTCCCACTATGTCGACCACGTGCAGATCACCATGGCCGAGGACATCGGACTCGGTGGCCGGGCCGGCTATTACGACGGGATCGGTGCGGCCCGAGACGTCATCCAGAACCATCTCCTGCAATTGATGGCGCTGGTGGCGATGGAGGAGCCGATCTCCTTCGAGCCCAAGCAGTTACAGGACGAGAAGATCAAGGTTCTCGCCGCGACCAGCAACATCCTGCCGCTCGACGAGAACACTGCGCGCGGCCAGTACGGGCCGGGCTGGCAGGGCAGCCAGAAGGTGCCGGGGCTGCTGGAGGAGGAGGGATTCTCCCAGGACTCCACCACGGAGACCTTCGCGGCCATCGCCCTCGAGGTCGACTCACGCCGCTGGGCGGGTGTCCCCTTCTATCTGCGGACAGGTAAACGGTTGGGCCGCAGGGTGACCGAGATCGCGCTGGTCTTCAAGAGGGCCCCGCACCTGCCGTTCGACAAGACGATGACCGAGGAACTCAGCCAGAACGCCCTGGTCATCCGGGTACAGCCCGACGAGGGCATCACCCTGCGCTTCGGTTCCAAGGTGCCGGCGTCGAGCATGGAGGTGCGCGACGTCAACATGGACTTCAGTTACGGCACCGCGTTCACCGAGGCCTCCCCGGAGGCCTACGAACGGTTGATACTGGACGTGCTGCTCGGCGAACCATCACTCTTCCCGGTCAACGAGGAAGTCGAATTGTCGTGGAAGATCCTGGATCCGGTGATCGAGGCGTGGGCCGAGAGCGGACGTCCGGACACCTACGAGTCGGGTACCTGGGGGCCGGCGTCGGCCGACGCGATGATGGACCGGGTCGGTCGCACGTGGCGGCGGCCATGA
- the tkt gene encoding transketolase: MALSDDIRALTQPTHPDDWSEVDTRAVDTARLLAADAVQKCGSGHPGTAMSLAPLAYTLFQRVMRHDPADTTWVGRDRFVLSCGHSSLTLYIQLYLGGFGLELGDIEALRTWESLTPGHPEFRHTKGVEITTGPLGQGLASAVGMSMASRYERGLFDPDAAPGTSPFDHFIYAIASDGDIEEGVTSEASSLAGTQQLGNLIVFYDQNQISIEDDTDIALSEDVAKRYEAYGWHVQTVEGGEDVVAIEAAIEAAKAVTDKPSIICLRTIIGYPAPTKMNTGAAHGAALGDDEIAETKKILGFDPDKTFEVSEEVIGHTRELIARGEAAKAEWTTAFDSWASANPDNKALFDRLHAHELPEGWTDALPSWTPGDKDVATRSASGKVLSALGAILPELWGGSADLAGSNNTTMDGAASFGPTSISTKKWSANPYGRTLHFGIREHAMGSILSGIALHGPTRAYGGTFLQFADYMRPAVRLASLMEIDPIYVWTHDSIGLGEDGPTHQPVEHLAALRAIPHLDVVRPADANETAYAWQHLLSRRNHPVGLALTRQNVPILEGTTADGVAHGGYVLSDSDNDPAVVLIGTGSEVQLAVEAQKALADKGIAARVVSMPCVEWFDEQPQGYRDSVLPPSVPRVSVEAGIAMPWYRIVGAGGEIVSLDHFGASADYKVLYEQFGITTEAVIAAAQRAVTT, translated from the coding sequence GTGGCGCTCTCAGATGACATTCGCGCGTTGACCCAGCCGACCCACCCCGACGACTGGTCCGAGGTGGACACCCGCGCGGTCGACACCGCCCGGCTGCTGGCCGCCGACGCCGTGCAGAAGTGCGGCAGCGGCCACCCCGGCACGGCGATGAGCCTCGCACCTCTCGCCTACACCCTGTTCCAGCGCGTCATGCGCCACGACCCCGCCGACACCACCTGGGTCGGCCGGGACCGCTTCGTCCTGTCGTGTGGCCACTCCAGCCTCACGCTGTACATCCAGCTCTACCTCGGCGGATTCGGCCTCGAACTCGGCGACATCGAGGCGTTGCGGACCTGGGAGTCACTCACTCCCGGCCACCCCGAGTTCCGGCACACCAAGGGTGTGGAGATCACCACCGGACCGTTGGGTCAGGGCCTCGCCTCCGCCGTCGGGATGAGCATGGCCTCGCGGTACGAACGGGGTCTGTTCGATCCCGATGCCGCGCCCGGCACGAGCCCGTTCGACCACTTCATCTACGCGATCGCCTCGGACGGCGACATCGAAGAGGGCGTCACGTCCGAGGCATCGTCGCTGGCGGGCACCCAGCAGCTCGGCAATCTCATCGTCTTCTACGACCAGAACCAGATCTCCATCGAGGACGACACCGACATCGCACTGTCCGAGGACGTGGCCAAGCGCTACGAGGCCTATGGGTGGCACGTGCAGACCGTCGAGGGCGGCGAGGACGTGGTGGCCATCGAGGCGGCGATCGAGGCGGCGAAGGCGGTCACCGACAAGCCGTCGATCATCTGTCTGCGCACCATCATCGGCTACCCGGCACCGACCAAGATGAACACCGGCGCCGCGCACGGTGCGGCCCTGGGCGACGACGAGATCGCCGAGACCAAGAAGATCCTGGGGTTCGATCCCGACAAGACCTTCGAGGTCTCCGAGGAGGTCATCGGTCACACCCGCGAGCTCATCGCCCGCGGCGAGGCCGCGAAGGCCGAGTGGACCACCGCGTTCGACTCCTGGGCGTCGGCGAATCCGGACAACAAGGCGCTCTTCGACCGCCTGCACGCCCACGAGCTGCCGGAGGGCTGGACCGACGCACTGCCGTCCTGGACGCCCGGCGACAAGGATGTGGCGACTCGTTCCGCATCCGGCAAGGTGCTCTCCGCGCTGGGTGCGATCTTGCCTGAATTGTGGGGCGGCTCAGCCGATCTCGCGGGTAGCAACAACACCACGATGGACGGGGCGGCCTCGTTCGGCCCGACCTCGATCAGCACCAAGAAATGGTCGGCGAACCCCTACGGCCGGACTTTGCACTTCGGCATCCGCGAGCACGCGATGGGGTCGATCCTGTCGGGCATCGCACTGCACGGCCCGACCCGGGCGTACGGCGGCACGTTCCTGCAATTCGCCGATTACATGCGCCCCGCGGTGCGGCTGGCGTCGCTGATGGAGATCGATCCGATCTACGTCTGGACGCACGACTCGATCGGCCTCGGCGAGGACGGCCCGACCCATCAGCCGGTCGAGCATCTGGCCGCACTACGCGCGATCCCTCATCTCGACGTGGTGCGCCCCGCCGACGCCAACGAGACGGCGTACGCCTGGCAACACCTGCTCAGCCGGCGCAACCACCCGGTGGGCCTCGCGCTCACCCGACAGAACGTGCCGATCCTCGAGGGCACCACCGCCGACGGCGTGGCCCATGGCGGCTACGTCCTCAGCGATTCCGACAACGACCCGGCCGTGGTGCTCATCGGCACCGGCTCTGAGGTCCAGCTCGCGGTCGAGGCCCAGAAAGCTCTGGCCGACAAGGGAATCGCGGCTCGCGTGGTGTCGATGCCGTGTGTCGAATGGTTCGACGAGCAGCCGCAGGGCTACCGGGATTCCGTCCTGCCGCCGTCGGTGCCGCGAGTCTCGGTGGAAGCCGGTATCGCCATGCCGTGGTACCGCATCGTCGGTGCCGGCGGCGAGATCGTGTCGCTCGATCACTTCGGCGCCTCCGCCGACTACAAGGTGCTCTACGAACAATTCGGCATCACCACCGAAGCGGTCATCGCCGCCGCGCAGCGCGCCGTCACCACATAG